From Flavipsychrobacter sp., a single genomic window includes:
- the ileS gene encoding isoleucine--tRNA ligase — protein MSDKYKEYSKLDMPAIEQATQANWKEQDTFRKSVEQRDGQQEFVFYEGPPSANGMPGIHHVISRTLKDLVCRFKTMQGYQVKRKAGWDTHGLPVELGVEKELGITKEDIGKKISVEDYNQKCREAVMRYKSEWESITEKMGYWVDMSDPYVTFDNKYIETLWWALKELHKKGYLYKSVSIQPYSPAAGTGLSSHELNQPGTYKDVKDTTAVAMFKAVKDAKTQMLFDAAGSDEVYFMAWTTTPWTLPSNCGLTVGPKIDYVLVKTFNPYTHQPTNVVIAKALLGKYFKEEGKDGDFEGYTSETKLLPWSILTEFKGADIVDARYEQLMPYEGNTAEIAGGDPFRVISGDFVTTEDGTGIVHTAPAFGADDFKVGQQAGIGILTLVDKEGKFVDSLGNLSGRFVKNYKDDDEYVDVNVDIAVDLKLRGQAFKVEKYEHSYPHCWRTDKPIVYYPLDAWFIKTTAVKDRMIELNKTINWKPAATGSGRFGNWLENMVDWNLSRSRYWGTPLPVWVSEDGEQVKCIGSIEELMKELRHADKVLNLNQAAVYDQDVEKLDLHKPVVDQLVLATDDGKQSMYREPDLIDVWFDSGAMPYAQWHYPFENKDIQGSQFPADFIAEGVDQTRGWFYTLHALGVMLFDSVAYKTVVSNGLVLDKKGNKMSKRVGNVIDPFETIEKYSADATRWYLITNASPWDSMKFDLAGIQEVQRKFFGTLYNTYQFFALYANVDGFNFSEEYIPVSKRPEIDRWILSELNTLVGKVTDYFNDYEPTQAGRAMEYFLDEQLSNWYVRLCRRRFWKGEYEADKIAAYQTLYECLETMSLLMAPIAPFFADWMFQNLNGITKRHKEESVHLAVYPKVNADAVDTDLEERMQLAQDITSLVLSIRKKVNIKVRQPLTKVLIPVLDKRMQEQIQQVEDLVKNEVNVKELEYLIDTEGFIKKKVKPNFKTLGARMGKKMKMVAAAIGQLVDEDISKLEKEKTYALTIDGEVIDISVDDVEIIAEDIPGWSVANKDALTVALDITLTPELEDEGNARELVNRIQRIRKESGLELTDRINVQVEEQDLLKSAIINFKDYICTEILADNIELLPQIQSGTDIEVGDTSFKVLISKN, from the coding sequence ATGTCGGATAAATACAAGGAATACAGCAAGTTAGATATGCCTGCGATAGAGCAGGCAACACAAGCCAACTGGAAGGAGCAAGATACATTCCGTAAAAGTGTGGAACAGCGCGATGGGCAGCAAGAATTCGTTTTCTACGAAGGGCCGCCTAGTGCTAATGGTATGCCTGGCATACACCACGTTATTTCCCGTACGCTGAAGGATCTTGTTTGTAGGTTCAAAACCATGCAGGGTTATCAGGTGAAGCGTAAGGCTGGGTGGGATACACATGGTCTTCCCGTAGAGTTGGGTGTAGAGAAGGAGTTGGGCATCACAAAAGAAGATATAGGTAAGAAAATAAGTGTAGAGGACTATAACCAAAAATGCCGTGAGGCAGTAATGCGTTATAAGAGCGAGTGGGAGAGCATTACGGAGAAGATGGGCTATTGGGTAGACATGAGCGACCCATATGTGACCTTCGACAACAAATACATCGAGACCCTATGGTGGGCATTAAAAGAGCTACACAAAAAGGGATACTTATACAAGAGTGTTAGTATACAACCCTATAGTCCCGCGGCGGGTACAGGTCTTAGCTCGCACGAGCTGAACCAACCGGGTACGTATAAAGATGTGAAAGACACTACGGCAGTAGCCATGTTCAAAGCAGTGAAGGATGCCAAAACGCAAATGCTCTTTGATGCAGCAGGTAGCGATGAGGTGTACTTTATGGCATGGACCACCACACCGTGGACATTGCCAAGCAACTGTGGGCTTACCGTAGGGCCTAAGATCGATTATGTATTGGTAAAAACCTTCAACCCCTACACGCACCAGCCTACTAATGTGGTGATAGCAAAAGCGTTGTTGGGCAAATACTTTAAAGAAGAAGGTAAGGATGGTGACTTTGAAGGGTATACCAGCGAAACCAAACTACTACCTTGGTCTATACTTACCGAGTTTAAAGGTGCGGATATAGTGGATGCACGCTACGAGCAGCTAATGCCTTACGAGGGTAATACTGCCGAGATAGCAGGTGGCGACCCATTCCGTGTTATATCGGGCGATTTTGTGACTACCGAAGATGGTACAGGTATCGTACACACAGCACCAGCCTTTGGTGCCGATGACTTTAAGGTAGGGCAGCAAGCAGGTATTGGTATTCTTACACTGGTAGATAAAGAAGGAAAGTTTGTAGACAGCTTGGGCAACCTTAGTGGTCGCTTTGTGAAGAACTATAAAGACGATGACGAGTACGTAGACGTAAACGTAGACATAGCCGTAGACTTAAAACTAAGAGGGCAAGCCTTCAAGGTAGAGAAATACGAGCACAGCTACCCACACTGTTGGCGTACCGATAAGCCTATTGTTTACTATCCGTTGGATGCTTGGTTTATCAAAACCACAGCGGTGAAGGATAGAATGATAGAGCTGAACAAAACCATCAACTGGAAGCCTGCTGCTACTGGTAGCGGACGTTTTGGCAACTGGTTGGAGAATATGGTAGACTGGAACCTTAGCCGTTCGCGCTACTGGGGTACGCCACTACCTGTATGGGTGAGCGAAGATGGTGAGCAGGTGAAATGCATAGGTAGTATCGAGGAGCTGATGAAGGAGTTAAGACACGCCGACAAGGTGCTGAACCTTAACCAAGCTGCGGTGTACGACCAAGATGTAGAAAAGCTAGACCTACACAAACCTGTGGTTGACCAACTGGTATTGGCTACAGACGATGGCAAGCAGTCTATGTACCGCGAGCCAGATTTGATAGACGTATGGTTTGACAGCGGGGCAATGCCTTATGCACAATGGCACTATCCGTTTGAGAATAAAGATATTCAAGGCAGTCAATTCCCTGCCGATTTTATAGCTGAAGGGGTAGACCAAACACGTGGATGGTTCTATACACTTCATGCATTGGGTGTGATGTTGTTTGACAGTGTGGCTTACAAAACGGTGGTCTCTAACGGTCTGGTACTAGACAAGAAGGGCAACAAGATGAGTAAGCGTGTAGGCAATGTGATAGACCCTTTTGAAACTATTGAGAAATATAGTGCTGATGCTACCCGTTGGTATTTAATAACCAATGCCAGCCCGTGGGATAGTATGAAGTTTGACCTTGCGGGTATACAAGAAGTACAGCGCAAGTTCTTCGGTACATTATATAATACGTATCAGTTCTTTGCTTTATATGCCAATGTAGACGGCTTCAACTTTAGCGAAGAGTATATACCTGTTAGCAAGCGTCCTGAGATAGATCGTTGGATATTATCAGAACTGAACACTTTAGTAGGTAAGGTGACTGATTATTTTAATGACTATGAGCCTACACAGGCAGGTAGAGCTATGGAATATTTCCTAGATGAGCAGTTAAGTAATTGGTATGTGCGCTTGTGTCGTCGTCGTTTCTGGAAAGGAGAGTACGAGGCAGATAAGATAGCAGCTTACCAAACACTTTATGAGTGCTTGGAGACTATGTCTTTATTGATGGCTCCGATAGCACCATTCTTTGCTGACTGGATGTTCCAAAACCTAAATGGTATTACCAAACGCCATAAAGAAGAGTCTGTACATTTAGCTGTGTATCCTAAAGTGAATGCAGACGCAGTTGATACAGACTTGGAAGAGCGTATGCAACTGGCACAGGATATTACATCTTTAGTATTAAGTATACGTAAAAAGGTGAATATCAAGGTTCGTCAGCCATTGACCAAAGTTTTGATTCCTGTGTTGGACAAGCGTATGCAAGAGCAGATACAACAGGTAGAAGACTTGGTGAAGAATGAAGTAAATGTGAAGGAGTTAGAGTACTTGATTGATACTGAAGGGTTTATCAAAAAGAAGGTGAAGCCAAACTTTAAGACACTAGGTGCGCGCATGGGCAAGAAGATGAAGATGGTGGCGGCAGCTATTGGTCAGCTAGTAGATGAGGATATTTCAAAACTGGAAAAAGAAAAGACCTACGCTTTAACAATAGATGGCGAGGTTATTGATATAAGTGTGGACGATGTGGAAATCATCGCAGAGGATATACCGGGCTGGTCTGTAGCCAATAAGGATGCACTGACCGTAGCGCTGGATATCACCTTGACCCCAGAATTGGAAGACGAAGGTAATGCTAGGGAATTAGTGAACCGCATACAGCGTATTCGCAAGGAGAGTGGTTTAGAATTAACAGATAGGATCAATGTTCAGGTTGAGGAACAGGACTTATTAAAATCTGCAATAATAAATTTCAAAGATTATATTTGCACGGAAATTTTAGCAGACAATATTGAATTATTACCTCAAATTCAGTCTGGTACTGATATTGAGGTTGGTGATACATCCTTTAAAGTGTTAATATCTAAAAACTAA
- a CDS encoding TraR/DksA C4-type zinc finger protein: MATKKKATAKKTVTNKKATAKKAPAKKTVAPKKAKKASPAKKEVVKKTAAKKAVSNKKATPTKKTVKKAAPKKVAKKAVAKKATAKKVVAKKTVKKAAPKKVAKKTVVNKATAKKKTVAKKAVPVKKTVSKKTKGTVKKSTTKKAAPKKSAPKKATAKKAAPKKAVAKKAAPKKVAKKATVKKAEVKKEVAPKKAAAKEANEKKLTAAQKKAAEKKTAAAIKAIEKKEAEKNAPKPSPKPKVGRRSRVREDKPQVIVAHRKLDKATDKKDKASKTMINYQPDFTRSILDEPIEKKGPVYRYSDEELNEFKAIINKRLAAARKELGYLQGLITRKDEAGTEDTENRYMNMEDGSGAMEREQLSQLASRQIQFINHLENAMVRIENKTYGICRVTGKLIEKARLRAVPHATLSIEAKKMMSK, from the coding sequence ATGGCCACAAAAAAGAAAGCAACAGCTAAAAAAACTGTCACAAACAAAAAAGCAACAGCTAAAAAAGCTCCTGCTAAGAAAACTGTGGCCCCTAAAAAGGCAAAAAAGGCATCACCAGCCAAAAAAGAAGTAGTGAAGAAAACTGCCGCTAAAAAGGCAGTCTCTAATAAAAAGGCAACACCGACGAAGAAAACTGTAAAGAAAGCAGCTCCTAAAAAAGTAGCAAAGAAGGCAGTAGCTAAGAAGGCTACTGCAAAGAAAGTTGTTGCCAAAAAAACTGTGAAGAAAGCAGCTCCTAAGAAAGTAGCAAAGAAAACAGTAGTGAACAAAGCAACAGCTAAAAAGAAAACAGTAGCTAAGAAGGCGGTGCCAGTTAAAAAAACGGTATCTAAAAAGACAAAGGGAACAGTGAAAAAATCCACAACTAAAAAAGCAGCTCCTAAAAAGTCTGCTCCTAAAAAAGCAACAGCTAAAAAGGCAGCTCCTAAAAAGGCCGTAGCTAAGAAAGCAGCGCCTAAGAAGGTAGCAAAAAAAGCAACGGTTAAGAAAGCTGAGGTTAAAAAAGAAGTTGCACCAAAGAAAGCTGCAGCTAAAGAAGCGAATGAGAAAAAGCTTACTGCCGCTCAAAAAAAGGCAGCTGAAAAGAAAACAGCAGCAGCCATAAAGGCAATTGAAAAGAAAGAGGCGGAAAAGAATGCACCAAAGCCTTCACCAAAACCAAAGGTGGGTAGAAGATCTCGTGTGCGTGAAGACAAACCTCAAGTAATTGTTGCACACCGCAAGTTGGATAAAGCAACAGATAAAAAAGATAAGGCGAGTAAAACAATGATCAATTATCAACCTGATTTTACACGCTCTATATTAGATGAACCAATAGAAAAGAAAGGACCAGTGTATCGTTACAGCGACGAAGAATTAAACGAATTCAAAGCAATCATCAATAAGAGATTAGCAGCAGCTCGTAAAGAGTTAGGATATTTACAAGGTTTGATCACCCGTAAGGATGAAGCAGGTACTGAAGATACAGAAAACCGCTACATGAATATGGAAGATGGTAGTGGCGCTATGGAGCGTGAGCAATTGTCTCAGCTTGCTAGTCGTCAGATCCAATTCATCAATCACTTGGAGAATGCAATGGTTCGTATCGAGAATAAGACCTACGGTATTTGCCGTGTTACAGGTAAGTTGATCGAGAAGGCTCGTTTGCGTGCTGTACCTCATGCTACACTTAGTATCGAAGCTAAGAAGATGATGAGCAAATAA
- a CDS encoding Crp/Fnr family transcriptional regulator: MAKELIAHIKQYISINDQEAESIIQHTSIQDVPKKEILLKEGQICTHSYYVAKGCIRMYFINERGVEQVTQFAIEGWWLTDNMSLLKNAPSDFCIQAVENSTVIALSKENQDILSLQIPLLEKYMRIVLQHAYAAAQMRIKFLYSMSKEEHYKRFLAAYPEFAQRIPQYMLASFLGFTPEYLSELRKKIT, encoded by the coding sequence ATGGCAAAAGAACTTATAGCACATATAAAGCAATATATCTCCATAAACGATCAAGAAGCCGAATCGATCATACAGCACACCTCTATACAAGATGTACCTAAAAAAGAGATTCTTTTAAAAGAAGGGCAAATATGCACACACAGCTATTACGTAGCCAAAGGGTGTATAAGGATGTACTTTATAAATGAAAGGGGTGTAGAACAGGTCACACAGTTTGCAATAGAGGGATGGTGGCTAACAGACAATATGAGCCTACTAAAAAATGCACCTTCTGACTTCTGTATACAAGCTGTAGAAAACAGTACTGTAATAGCACTTTCAAAAGAAAACCAAGACATTCTATCCCTTCAGATACCGCTCTTAGAAAAATATATGCGTATTGTATTGCAGCATGCTTATGCAGCTGCTCAAATGAGAATTAAGTTTCTATACAGTATGTCAAAAGAGGAGCACTACAAAAGATTCCTAGCAGCCTACCCTGAATTTGCACAGCGTATACCGCAATATATGCTTGCCTCCTTTCTTGGTTTTACACCCGAATATTTAAGTGAGCTGCGTAAAAAGATCACTTAG
- a CDS encoding class I SAM-dependent methyltransferase: MSQFWNERYKENETVYGTKPNTFFKQELDKLSAGKLLLPGEGEGRNAIYAAKQGWEVTAFDGSDVAIEKALKRAADENLSFNYLHADTNGFDAEDNSFDAIALVYFHLMPEDRAMFHFNILRWLKPGGTLILEGFNPDQLGNTSGGPKNAAMLYALDMLLDDFSAFTHIDIHTDTVDLDEGPFHKGEAELIRMVATK, translated from the coding sequence ATGTCACAATTTTGGAACGAACGCTACAAGGAGAACGAAACGGTTTATGGTACCAAGCCCAACACTTTTTTTAAACAAGAGTTGGACAAGCTATCAGCAGGCAAACTATTGCTACCCGGCGAGGGTGAAGGGCGCAATGCTATATATGCAGCCAAACAAGGCTGGGAGGTAACTGCCTTTGACGGTAGCGATGTAGCTATAGAAAAAGCCTTGAAGCGTGCAGCAGACGAGAATCTATCATTCAACTACTTACATGCAGATACCAATGGCTTTGATGCAGAGGACAACAGTTTTGATGCTATAGCCCTTGTATACTTCCACCTGATGCCAGAAGATAGAGCCATGTTTCATTTCAATATTCTACGTTGGTTAAAACCTGGTGGCACATTGATACTCGAGGGTTTCAACCCCGACCAGTTGGGCAACACATCGGGAGGACCTAAAAATGCCGCCATGCTCTATGCGCTAGATATGCTATTGGACGACTTCTCTGCTTTCACACACATCGATATACATACCGATACTGTAGACTTGGACGAAGGTCCTTTTCACAAAGGGGAGGCAGAACTGATACGTATGGTAGCTACCAAGTAG
- a CDS encoding T9SS type A sorting domain-containing protein has translation MKIAHLLFGLCLLSISSFAQTNVRGLISTNTTFTKANSPYIIDSVLTVDSGVVLTIEPGVEVQFLDGKNLTIELKGQLHAVGTAQDSIKFTTTSSVKGKERYTGIYLYRNGTLRKQYQIKMKYCIIECARYFIGNPTYTNTSGIHDFEYCTFRDNKEVYLTPNTTSPIQKDSAFFKHCSFSHNASITNNNANNFNTYFTNCTFKLNTNGVKGGHIDSCIFTNNQVVAAASDDIKNSLFKDNHIALQIDSAKEISIINNEIIYNNIGIEANYWVNDTTKNFFKNTTLCHSNNYNIDYKYKQNAMLYSMCFCETDSLKIRALIRDGNSVSTVGNIYFHNSKPCSTAIPPTIITKNTTAQQKLTLYPNPSSQQTTLRFNYQQGHTYSVVIKNITGKTINSISNINTAKVAINNSLLPAGIYLLQLQENNRVLTITKMVVN, from the coding sequence ATGAAAATTGCCCACTTATTATTTGGTCTATGTTTACTATCTATTTCCTCTTTCGCCCAAACCAATGTTAGAGGACTTATCAGCACCAACACAACTTTTACTAAAGCCAATAGCCCATACATTATTGATAGTGTCCTTACTGTTGACTCCGGCGTTGTTCTTACTATAGAACCAGGTGTGGAAGTACAATTTTTAGACGGAAAAAACCTTACCATAGAACTAAAAGGACAATTGCATGCTGTAGGGACGGCTCAAGACAGTATCAAATTCACGACCACGAGCTCTGTAAAAGGCAAAGAAAGATACACAGGCATTTACTTATATAGAAATGGCACACTGAGAAAACAATACCAGATAAAAATGAAATATTGCATCATAGAATGTGCGAGATATTTTATCGGAAACCCTACATATACTAACACCTCTGGAATACATGATTTTGAATACTGTACATTCAGAGACAATAAAGAAGTGTACCTAACTCCCAATACAACATCACCTATCCAAAAAGATAGCGCCTTCTTCAAGCATTGCAGTTTTTCTCACAATGCAAGTATTACTAACAATAATGCAAATAACTTCAACACCTATTTTACTAATTGCACATTTAAGCTAAATACAAATGGAGTAAAGGGCGGCCATATAGATAGCTGTATTTTTACCAACAACCAAGTAGTTGCGGCAGCTTCTGATGATATAAAAAACTCCCTCTTTAAGGACAACCATATTGCCTTACAGATAGACAGTGCAAAAGAGATTAGTATTATCAACAACGAGATCATTTACAACAACATCGGTATTGAGGCCAACTACTGGGTAAACGACACGACTAAAAACTTCTTTAAAAACACCACTCTTTGCCATAGCAACAATTACAACATCGACTACAAGTACAAACAAAATGCTATGCTATACAGCATGTGTTTTTGCGAAACGGACTCTCTGAAAATAAGAGCACTCATAAGAGATGGAAATAGTGTAAGTACTGTAGGGAATATATACTTTCACAATAGCAAACCTTGCAGTACTGCTATACCACCTACAATAATCACAAAAAACACAACCGCACAACAAAAGCTAACCCTCTACCCCAACCCCTCAAGTCAGCAAACAACACTTCGCTTCAACTATCAACAAGGACATACCTATAGTGTGGTAATAAAAAATATAACTGGCAAAACCATCAATTCAATAAGTAATATAAATACAGCCAAAGTAGCAATAAACAATAGCCTACTGCCTGCAGGTATATACCTACTGCAATTACAAGAAAACAATAGAGTATTAACTATTACAAAAATGGTAGTCAACTAA
- a CDS encoding carboxymuconolactone decarboxylase family protein, whose product MIQQRLDMQQVTPNAGKAIMALEEYLGTTNLKPLHKEIIKLRASIINKCAYCIDMHTKDLRKLGETEQRLYLLSAWKETTVFSEEEQAILAITDEITELPQQGVTNETYTNALTLFGAEYLSHIIMAIITINAWNRLAVATNMGLLVIAE is encoded by the coding sequence ATGATACAGCAAAGACTAGACATGCAACAAGTAACGCCGAATGCAGGAAAAGCTATTATGGCTCTTGAAGAATACTTAGGCACTACCAACTTAAAACCTTTACACAAGGAAATAATAAAACTACGTGCTTCTATCATTAACAAATGCGCTTACTGTATAGACATGCACACTAAAGACCTTAGAAAATTGGGAGAAACAGAACAAAGACTTTACCTCCTATCGGCATGGAAAGAGACAACAGTTTTCTCTGAAGAAGAACAGGCCATACTCGCTATAACAGACGAAATAACGGAACTACCACAACAAGGAGTAACAAACGAGACTTATACAAATGCACTCACTCTATTTGGTGCAGAATACCTTAGTCACATCATCATGGCTATTATCACTATCAATGCATGGAATAGGCTGGCTGTTGCTACAAACATGGGGCTACTTGTTATTGCCGAATAA
- a CDS encoding Crp/Fnr family transcriptional regulator: protein MDITDIKRVLNGYTPIAEEAWTALESLFKPHSLKRNEYLFRAGDRPHSGSMLLHGVLRVFYTRNDGVEYNKNFFVPGMSPTPITSLISKQPSALNFQALTDAEVLLFNFDKFLQLTKEHPSLNTFYRRLLEQLWMHKERQEIMMVTNDATTNYKIFQEQFPNLEQQIPQYHIASYLGITPIQLSRIRAALAKNSS, encoded by the coding sequence ATGGATATTACAGACATAAAACGAGTGCTGAATGGCTATACCCCTATTGCAGAGGAAGCTTGGACGGCATTGGAGTCTTTATTCAAACCTCATAGCCTTAAACGTAACGAGTACCTTTTCAGAGCAGGCGACCGACCACATAGTGGCAGTATGCTACTTCATGGTGTGCTTCGCGTTTTCTATACGCGCAATGATGGAGTGGAGTACAACAAAAACTTCTTTGTACCTGGTATGTCTCCTACTCCTATTACGTCACTCATCAGCAAGCAACCCTCTGCACTCAACTTTCAGGCATTGACCGATGCTGAAGTACTCCTCTTCAACTTCGATAAGTTTTTACAACTAACCAAAGAGCACCCCAGCCTCAACACCTTTTACCGTAGGCTACTGGAGCAACTATGGATGCACAAAGAGCGTCAGGAAATAATGATGGTAACCAATGATGCAACTACCAACTACAAAATATTCCAAGAGCAGTTTCCCAATCTAGAGCAGCAGATACCACAGTATCATATAGCATCGTACTTAGGCATCACCCCTATACAACTAAGCAGAATAAGAGCGGCATTAGCCAAAAATAGTTCTTAA
- a CDS encoding outer membrane beta-barrel protein — MRQLFITIAFLLSGLTHSVAQQSLNNSWQVGLGLGELPIGGSLKPSITLGYHFNEHLYVGVIYQTADKIKRDKSSFNVKASELSQLTQAKEDVAQRLLVQCRYTPVRYAPYISLGFVYNGSDVETMNFAPANRIINGNTYNGDLQITQTRKAGSGLAIGIGYQYNFNNGLSINAEWTPAWFTPIPTPEYSFSGTTILSSQDKQFIKDKMTDGFKSSVTNRYKVFHIGVAYHF; from the coding sequence ATGAGGCAGTTATTTATTACAATAGCCTTTCTATTGTCTGGGCTTACACACAGTGTAGCGCAACAGTCGTTAAACAATAGCTGGCAAGTAGGCTTAGGGCTTGGAGAGTTGCCCATAGGTGGCAGCCTGAAACCAAGTATTACTTTAGGCTACCATTTCAACGAGCATCTTTATGTTGGTGTTATATACCAAACGGCTGATAAGATAAAACGCGACAAGAGTTCTTTCAACGTAAAGGCAAGCGAGTTATCACAACTTACACAAGCCAAAGAAGATGTGGCTCAACGGCTTTTGGTACAGTGTAGATATACACCTGTTAGGTATGCACCATACATTTCACTAGGTTTTGTATACAACGGTAGCGATGTGGAAACCATGAACTTTGCCCCTGCTAACAGAATAATAAATGGCAATACTTATAACGGAGACTTACAGATAACACAAACAAGAAAAGCAGGTAGTGGCTTAGCCATAGGCATTGGCTATCAATACAACTTCAACAATGGCCTGTCTATAAATGCAGAGTGGACACCAGCATGGTTTACCCCTATACCCACTCCCGAATATAGTTTTAGCGGCACGACTATCTTATCATCACAAGACAAACAATTCATTAAAGATAAAATGACTGATGGCTTTAAAAGCAGTGTCACCAACAGATACAAAGTATTTCACATAGGCGTTGCCTATCATTTTTAA
- a CDS encoding SDR family NAD(P)-dependent oxidoreductase, with the protein MQLKNNTILITGGASGIGLAMTKKFARLGNTIIITGRNTNKLSAVKAMLPDVHTIPCDITQQADIDHLVHTIEQQFPKLNILINNAGVQYNYELTNEPNALQKVEHEINTNLLAPIKLTTLLLPLLEQNDNAAIVNVSSALGLVPKQSAPVYCGTKAGLHIFTKALRYQLTHTKLFEIIPSLVDTDMTKGRGKGKISAEELTDEFITAFEKDKYEINIGKVKMLRLLARISPKLADNILSKG; encoded by the coding sequence ATGCAACTAAAGAACAACACAATACTAATAACAGGCGGAGCTTCGGGTATTGGCTTGGCTATGACTAAAAAGTTTGCCCGACTAGGTAATACCATTATCATTACAGGAAGAAACACCAACAAACTATCTGCGGTAAAAGCCATGCTGCCTGACGTACACACTATACCTTGCGATATTACCCAACAAGCAGATATAGACCACCTCGTACATACTATAGAACAACAGTTCCCAAAGCTGAATATACTCATCAACAATGCGGGCGTACAGTACAACTACGAACTAACCAACGAGCCTAACGCACTACAAAAAGTAGAGCATGAAATAAATACCAACTTGCTCGCTCCTATAAAACTCACAACACTACTATTACCATTATTAGAACAAAATGATAATGCTGCCATAGTAAATGTATCATCAGCACTGGGGCTAGTGCCTAAACAGTCTGCTCCTGTATATTGTGGCACAAAAGCAGGACTACACATTTTCACTAAGGCATTGCGATATCAGCTAACACATACCAAGCTATTTGAGATCATACCATCGCTCGTAGATACAGACATGACCAAGGGGCGAGGTAAAGGAAAAATAAGTGCTGAAGAATTGACGGATGAATTCATCACTGCATTCGAGAAAGATAAATACGAGATCAATATTGGCAAGGTAAAAATGCTACGACTTCTGGCACGAATAAGCCCAAAACTTGCAGATAATATCTTGAGTAAAGGATAA